A DNA window from Caulobacter mirabilis contains the following coding sequences:
- the lgt gene encoding prolipoprotein diacylglyceryl transferase: MPFPDFDPVLIHIGPLAIRWYALAYVAGILLGWRYAVRLVKTPRLWGDQKPTATPEQIDDLILWLTLGIIVGGRLGYILFYYTSTLWEAPLSIFKIWEGGMSFHGGLLGVIVAMIFFARANKIDLFKLGDLVAPAVPFGVFFGRIANFINGELWGRQTTAPWGVIFPAGGPYPRHPSQLYEALLEGVLLFVILWFAVHKKLWLQRRGVVAGLFLAGYGLFRLSLEWVREPDRQMPEFLQSFLTMGMLLSLPMLLFGAWMVWRGLKEPIAPAVPEKAEA, encoded by the coding sequence GTGCCCTTTCCAGACTTCGATCCGGTGCTCATCCACATCGGCCCGCTGGCCATCCGCTGGTACGCCCTGGCCTATGTCGCCGGCATCCTGCTGGGCTGGCGCTACGCCGTCCGGCTCGTGAAGACGCCCCGGCTGTGGGGCGACCAGAAGCCGACCGCCACGCCGGAGCAGATCGACGACCTGATCCTGTGGCTGACTCTCGGCATCATCGTCGGCGGCCGGCTCGGCTACATCCTGTTCTACTACACCAGCACCCTCTGGGAGGCGCCGCTCTCGATCTTCAAGATCTGGGAAGGCGGCATGAGCTTCCATGGCGGCCTGCTGGGCGTGATCGTGGCGATGATCTTCTTCGCCCGCGCCAACAAGATCGACCTGTTCAAGCTCGGCGACCTGGTCGCGCCGGCGGTTCCGTTCGGCGTGTTCTTCGGCCGGATCGCCAACTTCATCAACGGCGAGCTGTGGGGCCGCCAGACCACCGCCCCCTGGGGCGTGATCTTCCCCGCCGGCGGCCCCTATCCCCGCCACCCGAGCCAGCTCTACGAAGCCCTGCTGGAGGGCGTGCTGCTGTTCGTCATCCTGTGGTTCGCGGTCCATAAGAAGCTGTGGCTGCAGCGGCGCGGCGTCGTCGCCGGCCTGTTCCTGGCCGGATACGGCCTGTTCCGCCTCTCCCTGGAATGGGTGCGCGAGCCCGATCGCCAGATGCCCGAGTTCCTGCAGTCCTTCCTGACCATGGGGATGCTGCTGTCGCTCCCCATGCTGCTCTTCGGCGCCTGGATGGTCTGGCGTGGCCTGAAGGAACCCATCGCCCCCGCCGTCCCCGAGAAGGCCGAAGCCTAA